Proteins from a single region of Desulfovibrio sp. Huiquan2017:
- the thiH gene encoding 2-iminoacetate synthase ThiH: MSFYPHIATYAEALPDARFDDFTEQDVLRSLNRTTATVEDFMALMSPAASGLLEEMARKANRLTIQHFGRTVCLFTPLYLANICTNHCVYCGFNCTNKIHRSMLSLEEVDVEGAAIAATGLKNLLVLTGDAPAKTGVDYLEACTKVLNKHFPSVSIEVFALTEEEYARLVKAGVDGMTMFQETYDEELYAVLHPKGPKRDYRFRLDAPERACMAGMRVVNIGALLGLGDWRRDALLTGLHAAYLMHKYPETDIAVSLPRMRPHVGDWEPQTIVSDRDMVQFLMALRLFMPRVGITVSTRENAEFRENILPLGVTRMSAGVSTAVGGHSDETCGEENTGQFDISDARSVDEVCAALRGKGYQPVFKDWESIFETAPQGVEEGL, translated from the coding sequence ATGAGTTTTTATCCGCATATCGCAACCTACGCCGAGGCGTTGCCCGACGCGCGTTTCGACGACTTCACCGAACAGGACGTGCTCCGGTCCCTGAACCGGACCACGGCCACGGTGGAGGATTTCATGGCCTTGATGAGCCCGGCCGCCTCCGGGCTGCTGGAAGAGATGGCGCGCAAGGCCAACCGGTTGACCATCCAGCATTTCGGCCGGACCGTCTGCCTGTTCACGCCCCTTTACCTGGCCAACATCTGCACCAACCATTGCGTCTACTGCGGCTTTAACTGCACCAACAAGATCCACCGTTCCATGCTCAGCCTGGAGGAAGTGGACGTGGAGGGGGCAGCCATCGCGGCCACCGGGCTCAAGAATCTGCTTGTCCTCACCGGCGACGCCCCGGCCAAGACCGGAGTGGACTACCTTGAGGCCTGCACCAAGGTCCTGAACAAACACTTTCCGTCCGTGTCCATTGAGGTCTTTGCCCTGACCGAGGAGGAATACGCGCGCCTGGTCAAGGCGGGCGTGGACGGCATGACCATGTTCCAGGAGACCTACGACGAGGAGCTGTACGCCGTGCTGCATCCCAAGGGGCCCAAGCGGGATTACCGCTTCCGTCTGGACGCGCCGGAGCGGGCCTGCATGGCGGGAATGCGCGTGGTCAATATCGGCGCACTCCTGGGGCTCGGCGACTGGCGGCGCGACGCGCTCTTGACCGGTTTGCACGCGGCCTACCTCATGCACAAATATCCGGAGACGGACATTGCCGTGTCCCTGCCGCGCATGCGGCCGCACGTGGGCGATTGGGAACCCCAAACCATCGTCTCGGACAGGGATATGGTCCAATTCCTCATGGCCCTGCGCCTGTTCATGCCCCGGGTGGGCATCACCGTGTCCACGCGCGAGAATGCCGAATTCCGTGAGAACATCCTGCCGTTGGGCGTGACCCGCATGTCGGCGGGCGTGTCCACGGCCGTGGGCGGGCATTCCGACGAGACCTGCGGCGAGGAAAACACCGGTCAGTTCGACATCAGCGACGCGCGCAGCGTGGACGAGGTTTGCGCGGCCCTGCGCGGCAAGGGATACCAGCCGGTCTTCAAGGACTGGGAGTCTATCTTCGAAACCGCGCCGCAGGGCGTGGAGGAGGGCCTGTGA
- the thiF gene encoding sulfur carrier protein ThiS adenylyltransferase ThiF has translation MNRVEEGIAVHIGEERLARLQRARIGIAGCGGLGSNCAMHLVRSGFTRFVLVDFDRVEFSNLNRQAFFSLQVGEFKAEALAANMRAVNPELELEIYVERVDVARVKRLFVDCDAVIEAFDRAEAKKRLVEALLPLGCLVVSASGIGGCGDGDALVTRKVRDNFYLIGDGTTECNLDTPPLSPRVGIAAAKQADVVLAHFLGPLNNKEGI, from the coding sequence GTGAATCGGGTAGAGGAAGGAATCGCCGTCCATATCGGCGAGGAGCGGCTGGCCCGGTTGCAGCGCGCGAGGATCGGCATCGCCGGATGCGGCGGGCTCGGCTCCAACTGCGCGATGCATCTGGTGCGCAGCGGCTTCACCCGTTTTGTCCTGGTGGACTTCGACCGCGTGGAATTCTCGAACCTCAACCGCCAGGCGTTCTTCAGCCTCCAGGTGGGCGAGTTCAAAGCCGAGGCCCTGGCCGCCAACATGCGCGCCGTGAATCCCGAACTCGAACTGGAAATCTACGTCGAGCGGGTCGATGTGGCCCGGGTGAAGCGGCTGTTCGTCGATTGCGACGCCGTGATTGAGGCCTTTGACCGGGCCGAGGCCAAGAAGCGGCTCGTCGAGGCTCTGCTGCCCCTGGGGTGCCTGGTGGTCTCTGCCTCGGGCATCGGCGGTTGCGGCGACGGCGACGCCCTGGTCACCCGCAAGGTGCGGGACAACTTCTATCTCATCGGCGACGGGACCACCGAGTGCAATCTGGACACGCCGCCCTTGTCGCCCCGGGTGGGCATCGCCGCCGCCAAACAGGCGGATGTGGTCCTGGCCCATTTCCTGGGGCCGCTGAACAACAAGGAGGGGATCTGA
- the thiS gene encoding sulfur carrier protein ThiS, with protein sequence MIVTINGKAAELDEPLTIHALLELKEIAPQAVVVERNGDIVPGEQFGEVRLNDGDHLEVLRFVGGG encoded by the coding sequence ATGATCGTCACCATCAACGGCAAGGCGGCGGAGCTGGACGAGCCCCTGACCATACACGCCTTGCTTGAACTCAAGGAGATCGCGCCTCAAGCCGTGGTTGTCGAACGCAATGGGGACATCGTGCCCGGCGAACAGTTCGGCGAAGTGCGTCTGAACGACGGTGATCATCTGGAAGTCCTCCGCTTCGTGGGCGGAGGTTAG
- a CDS encoding anion permease translates to MKTLLKFSPVIVAVLMALLPTPEGLAPNAWYFLSIFVGVVVGLIIEPVPAALVGLTGVALVAVLGLIDPSPTVNRNWALSGFSNGVIWLIFSAFMFALGYQKTGLGRRISLLLIRFLGKSTLGLGYAIAFSDAILAPFMPSNTARSAGTIYPIASNIPPMFNSTPDNEPRKMGAYLTWVGISATCVTSSMFLTALAPNLLAVDMIQKSVGVTIGWGDWAKIMIPAMLPLFILTPWLGYLIYPPTLKHSPEAPAWATEELRKMGPVSIKELMMLGYAILALIFWIFGKQLHVNSTVAAVFVLTLMVLTDIITWEDVITNKGAWNVLTWFATLVAMAAGLKKTGVLDWVGNMISSNLTGMSPSAVVILLVILFFVLHYFFASTTAHTTALLPLFMATAAPLLPPEMLPKIALMLAGSLGLMGIITPYATGPSPIWYGAGFISQARWWALGGIFGLLYLLSMIAVTVFYV, encoded by the coding sequence ATGAAGACTCTCCTCAAGTTCTCCCCAGTCATCGTGGCCGTGCTCATGGCCTTGCTGCCCACGCCGGAGGGATTGGCTCCCAACGCGTGGTATTTTCTTTCCATCTTCGTCGGCGTCGTGGTCGGCCTGATCATCGAGCCGGTCCCGGCGGCGCTGGTGGGCCTGACGGGCGTCGCCCTGGTGGCCGTGCTCGGGCTCATCGACCCGAGCCCCACCGTCAACCGAAACTGGGCCCTGTCCGGCTTCTCCAACGGCGTCATCTGGCTGATCTTCTCGGCCTTCATGTTCGCCCTGGGCTATCAAAAGACGGGGTTGGGCAGACGCATCAGCCTGCTGCTCATCCGATTCCTGGGCAAGTCCACCCTGGGGCTGGGCTACGCCATTGCCTTTTCGGACGCCATCCTGGCCCCGTTCATGCCGTCCAACACCGCGCGCAGCGCGGGCACCATCTACCCCATCGCCAGCAACATCCCGCCCATGTTCAACTCCACACCGGACAACGAGCCGCGCAAGATGGGCGCATACCTGACCTGGGTGGGCATCAGCGCCACCTGCGTGACCAGCTCCATGTTCCTGACCGCCCTGGCCCCGAACCTGCTGGCCGTAGACATGATCCAGAAGAGCGTGGGCGTAACCATCGGCTGGGGCGATTGGGCCAAGATCATGATCCCGGCCATGCTGCCCCTGTTCATCCTGACTCCCTGGCTGGGGTATCTGATCTACCCGCCGACCCTGAAGCACTCGCCCGAGGCTCCGGCCTGGGCCACCGAAGAACTGCGCAAGATGGGCCCGGTCAGCATCAAGGAATTGATGATGCTCGGCTACGCCATCCTGGCCCTGATCTTCTGGATATTCGGCAAGCAACTGCACGTGAATTCCACCGTGGCCGCCGTCTTCGTCCTCACCCTGATGGTCCTGACCGACATCATCACCTGGGAGGACGTCATCACCAACAAGGGCGCATGGAACGTCCTGACCTGGTTCGCCACCCTGGTGGCCATGGCCGCGGGCCTGAAGAAGACCGGCGTGCTCGACTGGGTGGGCAACATGATCTCCAGCAACCTCACGGGCATGTCCCCGAGCGCGGTGGTCATTTTGCTGGTCATCCTCTTCTTCGTGCTTCACTACTTCTTCGCCAGCACCACGGCGCACACCACCGCCCTGCTGCCTTTGTTCATGGCCACGGCCGCCCCGTTGCTGCCGCCCGAAATGTTGCCCAAGATCGCCCTCATGCTGGCCGGTTCCCTTGGCCTCATGGGCATCATCACCCCCTACGCCACCGGCCCTTCGCCCATCTGGTACGGCGCGGGCTTCATCAGCCAGGCACGCTGGTGGGCTCTGGGCGGCATCTTCGGCCTACTCTACCTTCTGTCCATGATCGCGGTCACCGTTTTCTACGTCTAA
- a CDS encoding aldehyde dehydrogenase family protein, translated as MKAQLDDHYKLFINGKWVDSAGSTTFTAVNPANGEDLATCTNASPEDVGQAVDAAWAAFGSWKRTSPQERAAMLLRIADLIDENAEHLAMVETLDNGKPIRETSSIDVPYSSDHFRYFASAVRTEEGLATMIDDQTMSIVLKEPIGVVGQIIPWNFPLLMAAWKIAPALAAGNCVVIKPSIETSLSVLELAKLMADVLPAGVVNVITGKGSQAGNAMLQHPGFTKLAFTGSTEVGYTVAEAAARKIVPSTLELGGKSANIFFPDAPWDKALEGLQLGILFNQGQVCCAGSRAFIHEDIYDDFVGAASEAFNNVRVGLPWEAETQMGTQINAQQLEKILAYVEVGRNEGATVVTGGERLSDGELAKGSFMRPTLLGDVSNSMRVAREEIFGPVVCCIKFRDEEEVIAMANDNDYGLGGAVWTKDINRAMHVARSVQTGRMWVNTYNMLPAHAPFGGYKKSGIGRENHRMMLDHYTQNKNIFISLSDEKLGLY; from the coding sequence ATGAAAGCGCAACTGGACGACCACTACAAACTTTTTATCAATGGGAAATGGGTCGACAGCGCCGGCAGCACCACCTTCACTGCCGTCAACCCCGCCAACGGCGAGGATTTGGCCACCTGCACCAACGCCTCGCCTGAGGACGTCGGCCAGGCTGTTGACGCGGCCTGGGCGGCCTTTGGTTCCTGGAAGCGGACCAGCCCCCAGGAACGGGCGGCCATGCTTTTGCGCATCGCGGATTTGATCGACGAGAACGCCGAACACCTGGCCATGGTGGAGACCCTGGACAACGGCAAGCCCATCCGCGAGACCTCCTCCATCGATGTGCCGTACTCCTCGGACCACTTCCGCTACTTCGCCTCCGCAGTCCGCACCGAGGAAGGGCTGGCCACCATGATCGACGACCAGACCATGAGCATCGTGCTCAAGGAGCCCATCGGCGTGGTCGGCCAGATCATTCCCTGGAACTTCCCGCTGCTCATGGCCGCGTGGAAGATCGCGCCCGCCCTGGCCGCAGGCAACTGCGTGGTCATCAAACCGTCCATCGAGACCTCGCTGAGCGTCCTGGAGCTGGCCAAGCTCATGGCCGATGTGCTGCCCGCGGGCGTGGTCAACGTGATCACCGGCAAAGGCTCCCAGGCGGGCAACGCCATGCTTCAGCATCCGGGCTTCACCAAACTGGCCTTCACGGGTTCGACCGAGGTCGGCTACACCGTGGCCGAGGCCGCCGCCAGGAAGATCGTGCCGAGCACCCTGGAACTCGGTGGCAAATCCGCCAACATCTTCTTCCCCGACGCCCCTTGGGACAAGGCCCTGGAAGGGTTGCAGCTCGGCATCCTGTTTAATCAGGGCCAGGTCTGTTGCGCGGGTTCGCGCGCCTTCATCCACGAGGACATCTACGACGACTTCGTGGGCGCGGCCAGCGAGGCCTTCAACAACGTCCGGGTGGGGCTCCCCTGGGAGGCCGAGACCCAGATGGGCACTCAGATTAACGCCCAGCAGCTGGAGAAGATCCTCGCTTACGTCGAGGTGGGCCGCAACGAAGGGGCCACGGTTGTGACGGGCGGGGAACGGTTGTCCGACGGCGAGCTGGCCAAGGGCTCCTTCATGCGGCCGACGCTCCTTGGCGACGTGAGCAACTCCATGCGCGTCGCGCGTGAGGAGATATTCGGCCCGGTGGTCTGCTGCATCAAGTTCCGCGACGAGGAAGAGGTTATCGCCATGGCCAACGACAACGATTACGGCCTCGGCGGTGCGGTCTGGACCAAGGACATCAACCGGGCCATGCACGTGGCCCGCAGCGTGCAGACGGGACGCATGTGGGTTAACACCTACAACATGCTGCCCGCCCACGCCCCGTTCGGCGGGTACAAGAAGTCCGGCATTGGCCGTGAGAATCACCGCATGATGCTCGACCACTACACCCAAAACAAGAATATCTTCATCAGCCTCTCGGACGAGAAGCTGGGACTGTATTAA
- a CDS encoding thiazole synthase, with translation MSEDSFTIGGRILTSRLFTGTGKYGDDGVIPAVCEASGSEVITVALRRVDLESTTGNVMDCIPEHMQLLPNTSGARNADEAVRIARLARAMGCGDWIKIEVISDNRYLLPDGYETVRATEILAKEGFTVLPYVNADLYVAKALVDAGAAAVMPLGAPIGTNRGLKTREMVRILIEEIDLPIVVDAGIGRPSEACEAMEMGADAVLVNTAIATAGDPVSMARAFGRAVKAGREAYLAGPGAKHVLADASSPLTGFLGGAA, from the coding sequence ATGAGCGAGGACAGCTTCACCATCGGTGGCCGGATTCTGACCAGCCGTCTGTTCACCGGCACCGGAAAATATGGCGACGACGGGGTTATCCCGGCCGTCTGCGAAGCCTCGGGTTCCGAGGTCATCACCGTGGCCCTGCGCCGGGTGGATCTCGAATCCACCACCGGCAACGTTATGGACTGTATCCCGGAACACATGCAACTGCTGCCCAACACCTCGGGCGCGCGCAACGCCGACGAAGCCGTGCGCATTGCCCGGCTGGCTCGGGCCATGGGCTGCGGCGACTGGATCAAGATCGAGGTCATCTCGGACAACCGCTACCTTCTGCCCGACGGCTATGAGACCGTCCGGGCCACGGAGATCCTGGCGAAGGAGGGCTTTACGGTCCTGCCTTACGTCAATGCCGATCTGTACGTGGCCAAGGCGCTGGTGGATGCGGGCGCGGCCGCGGTCATGCCGCTCGGCGCACCCATCGGCACCAACCGTGGGCTCAAGACCCGCGAAATGGTCCGCATCCTCATCGAGGAGATCGACCTGCCCATCGTGGTGGACGCGGGCATCGGCCGTCCGTCCGAAGCCTGTGAGGCCATGGAAATGGGCGCGGACGCGGTCCTGGTCAACACGGCCATCGCCACGGCGGGCGATCCCGTTTCGATGGCCCGCGCCTTCGGGCGCGCGGTCAAGGCCGGGCGCGAGGCCTATCTGGCCGGCCCCGGCGCCAAGCATGTGCTGGCCGACGCCTCCTCGCCCCTGACCGGCTTTTTGGGAGGCGCGGCATGA
- a CDS encoding DUF4079 family protein: MLLALYFLLPSAPAVAADPAQEITPCLSCHTVERICRNIDQGGEFWTSTVRRMIDKGAHVGPDQVPGLVRLLSGPNRAAALGCPPDNPETEAAAISIAPRMAHPLLMGLTLLLALWVARQGVNRARFTLFRHKVAFNWKGHTRLGLTVMVLWLLGMTAGTVMTILVHGTPGVYGIHRSVALFMLPLILFGAASGLYMDRRKAPRTTLPLLHGAINMVLVLLALGQLITGTAIVARILAP, encoded by the coding sequence TTGCTGCTGGCCCTGTATTTCCTCCTGCCGTCCGCTCCGGCTGTCGCCGCCGACCCAGCACAGGAAATCACGCCCTGCCTATCCTGCCATACGGTGGAACGCATTTGCCGAAACATAGACCAAGGTGGCGAATTCTGGACCTCCACGGTCAGACGAATGATCGACAAGGGCGCGCATGTGGGCCCTGACCAGGTCCCAGGCCTGGTCAGGCTGCTCTCCGGCCCGAACCGCGCCGCCGCCCTGGGCTGCCCGCCGGACAATCCCGAAACCGAGGCGGCCGCTATATCAATCGCCCCACGCATGGCCCATCCCCTGCTCATGGGCCTGACCCTGCTCCTGGCCCTGTGGGTGGCCCGGCAAGGCGTGAATCGCGCCCGATTCACCTTGTTCCGGCATAAAGTGGCCTTCAACTGGAAGGGGCACACGCGTCTAGGGCTCACCGTCATGGTCCTGTGGCTGCTCGGCATGACCGCAGGCACGGTCATGACCATCCTGGTCCACGGGACGCCCGGCGTGTACGGCATCCACCGGTCCGTGGCCCTGTTCATGCTGCCGCTCATTCTTTTCGGCGCGGCCTCGGGCCTGTACATGGATCGCAGGAAAGCGCCGCGCACGACCCTGCCCCTGTTGCACGGCGCGATCAACATGGTCCTCGTCCTCCTGGCCCTGGGCCAGCTCATCACGGGAACCGCCATTGTCGCCCGAATACTCGCACCATAG
- the thiC gene encoding phosphomethylpyrimidine synthase ThiC: MTYTTQMDAARKGIVTPQMETVARKENIRIEDLMERMARGAVIIPANKNHTNLDAEAVGEGMRIKINVNLGISKDCCDVEPELDKVRAALDMKAEAIMDLSCYGKTQEFRQKLVKMSPAMIGTVPIYDAVGFYDKNLQDITVDEFFKVVERHVQDGVDFLTIHAGLNKHTAEKVKSAKRLTNIVSRGGSLLFTWMEINNAENPFYEHFDRLLDICEEYDVTLSLGDGCRPGCLYDATDACQVEELITLGELTTRAWARNVQVMIEGPGHMAMNEIPGNMMMEKRLCHNAPFYVLGPLVTDVAPGYDHITAAIGGAIAGAAGADFLCYVTPAEHLRLPNLEDMKEGIVATRIAAHAADIAKGYPGATDWDNNMAKARAALDWDAQFALAMDPVKPVEYRKSSEPEHKDSCTMCGKMCAVRNMNRVLEGKDIQLDD; encoded by the coding sequence ATGACTTACACAACGCAGATGGACGCGGCCCGCAAGGGCATCGTCACCCCCCAGATGGAGACCGTGGCCCGCAAGGAAAACATTCGCATCGAGGACCTCATGGAGCGGATGGCCCGTGGTGCGGTCATTATCCCCGCCAACAAGAATCATACGAACCTGGACGCCGAGGCCGTTGGCGAGGGCATGCGTATCAAGATCAACGTCAACCTGGGCATTTCCAAGGACTGCTGCGACGTGGAGCCCGAGTTGGACAAGGTCCGAGCCGCCCTGGACATGAAGGCCGAGGCCATCATGGATCTGTCCTGCTATGGCAAGACCCAGGAATTCCGCCAGAAACTGGTCAAAATGTCCCCGGCCATGATCGGCACCGTGCCCATCTACGACGCCGTGGGCTTCTATGACAAGAACCTCCAGGACATCACCGTGGACGAGTTCTTTAAGGTGGTCGAGCGCCATGTCCAGGACGGCGTGGACTTCCTGACCATCCACGCGGGCCTGAACAAGCACACCGCCGAGAAGGTCAAGAGCGCCAAGCGGCTGACCAACATCGTTTCGCGCGGCGGCTCCCTGCTGTTCACCTGGATGGAGATCAATAATGCCGAGAATCCGTTCTACGAGCACTTCGATCGCCTCCTGGACATCTGCGAGGAATATGACGTGACCCTGAGCCTTGGCGACGGCTGCCGTCCCGGTTGCCTGTATGACGCCACCGACGCCTGCCAGGTGGAGGAACTCATTACCTTGGGCGAGCTGACCACGCGGGCCTGGGCGCGTAATGTCCAGGTCATGATCGAAGGGCCCGGCCACATGGCCATGAACGAGATCCCCGGCAACATGATGATGGAAAAGCGTCTGTGCCACAACGCGCCGTTCTACGTTCTCGGCCCGCTGGTCACGGACGTGGCCCCGGGCTACGACCACATCACCGCCGCCATCGGCGGGGCCATCGCGGGCGCGGCCGGTGCGGATTTCCTGTGCTACGTCACCCCGGCCGAGCATCTGCGCCTGCCCAACCTCGAAGATATGAAGGAAGGCATCGTGGCCACCCGTATCGCCGCTCATGCCGCAGATATCGCCAAAGGCTACCCCGGTGCGACCGACTGGGACAACAACATGGCCAAGGCCCGCGCGGCCCTGGACTGGGACGCTCAGTTCGCCCTGGCCATGGATCCGGTCAAGCCCGTGGAATACCGCAAGTCCTCGGAGCCCGAGCACAAGGATTCCTGCACCATGTGCGGCAAGATGTGCGCCGTGCGCAACATGAATCGCGTCCTGGAGGGCAAGGATATCCAGCTGGACGACTAG
- the thiE gene encoding thiamine phosphate synthase — translation MGITRQNILDTDLYCLTAEKFSLGRSNVEVVRAMLDAGVKLVQYREKEKKAGAKLEECRAIREMTREAGAAFVVNDDIDIAILVGADGVHVGQEDLPVEEVRRLVGPDMAIGLSTHSPEQARDAIRRGADYIGVGPIFRTYTKDDVVDPVGFEYLDYVVAHHDIPFVAIGGIKAHNLGEVVRHGARCAALVTEIVGETNISEKITALRKTMKAAKE, via the coding sequence ATGGGCATTACCCGGCAGAATATCCTGGACACGGATCTCTATTGCCTGACCGCCGAGAAGTTCTCTCTGGGTCGGTCCAACGTCGAGGTGGTCCGGGCCATGCTCGACGCGGGCGTCAAACTCGTCCAGTATCGCGAAAAGGAAAAGAAGGCGGGCGCGAAGCTTGAGGAATGCCGCGCCATCCGCGAGATGACCCGGGAAGCCGGGGCCGCTTTCGTTGTCAACGACGACATCGACATCGCCATCCTGGTGGGCGCGGACGGCGTGCACGTGGGCCAGGAAGACCTGCCCGTGGAGGAGGTCCGGCGGCTGGTCGGTCCGGACATGGCCATAGGCCTGTCCACGCACAGCCCGGAGCAGGCCCGCGACGCCATCAGGCGCGGCGCGGACTACATCGGCGTGGGCCCGATCTTCCGCACCTACACCAAGGACGACGTGGTCGATCCCGTGGGGTTCGAGTACCTCGACTATGTGGTCGCCCATCACGACATCCCCTTCGTGGCCATAGGTGGCATCAAGGCACACAACCTCGGCGAGGTGGTCCGGCACGGCGCGCGTTGCGCGGCTCTGGTCACCGAGATCGTCGGGGAAACGAATATTTCGGAAAAAATAACCGCGCTGCGCAAAACAATGAAAGCGGCGAAGGAGTGA